In Anticarsia gemmatalis isolate Benzon Research Colony breed Stoneville strain chromosome 5, ilAntGemm2 primary, whole genome shotgun sequence, the following are encoded in one genomic region:
- the LOC142973262 gene encoding uncharacterized protein LOC142973262: MFSKIVAFGAVLAAASASLFGHGHVSSHHSIVHHDTPHHYAAPIAHYAAPVAHYAAPVAHYAAPVAHYDGHDTYSHPKYDYSYSVSDPHTGDHKSQHESRDGDSVHGYYSLAQPDGTIRKVEYTADAHNGFNAVVHNSGPSVHPQTYGHNYHHYFTLKARTHFSTPPRRVPCSIKPYNTCTDINQHLILTNNTTNMFSKIVAFGAVLAAASASLFGHGHVSSHHSIVHHDTPHHYAAPIAHYAAPAAHYAAPVAHYAAPVAHYDGHDTYSHPKYDYSYSVSDPHTGDHKSQHESRDGDSVHGYYSLAQPDGTIRKVEYTADAHNGFNAVVHNSGPSVHPQNYGHNYHHY, encoded by the exons ATGTTCAGCAAA ATCGTAGCTTTCGGTGCCGTCCTGGCCGCTGCTAGCGCCAGTCTGTTCGGTCACGGTCACGTGTCCTCCCACCACAGCATCGTCCACCACGACACGCCTCATCACTACGCCGCTCCCATCGCACACTACGCCGCTCCCGTGGCCCACTACGCCGCTCCCGTTGCCCACTACGCTGCCCCCGTAGCTCACTACGACGGTCACGACACCTAC TCTCATCCCAAATACGACTACTCTTACTCTGTGTCTGACCCTCACACCGGTGACCACAAGTCTCAGCACGAGAGCCGCGACGGAGACTCTGTGCACGGATACTACTCTCTGGCTCAACCTGACGGCACCATCCGCAAGGTTGAATACACTGCTGATGCTCACAACGG TTTCAACGCTGTGGTTCACAACTCCGGTCCCTCCGTGCACCCTCAGACCTACGGACACAACTACCACCACTAC TTCACACTCAAGGCGCGCACACATTTCTCCACCCCACCGCGACGCGTGCCGTGTTCTATAAAACCATACAACACCTGCACTGACATCAATCAACACTTGATTCTTACAAACAATACAACCAACATGTTCAGCAAA ATCGTAGCTTTCGGTGCCGTCCTGGCCGCTGCTAGCGCCAGTCTGTTCGGTCACGGTCACGTGTCCTCCCACCACAGCATCGTCCACCACGACACGCCTCATCACTACGCCGCTCCCATCGCACACTACGCCGCCCCCGCCGCCCACTACGCCGCTCCCGTTGCCCACTACGCTGCCCCCGTAGCTCACTACGACGGTCACGACACTTAC TCTCACCCCAAATACGACTACTCTTACTCTGTGTCTGACCCTCACACCGGTGACCACAAGTCTCAGCACGAGAGCCGCGACGGAGACTCCGTGCACGGATACTACTCTCTGGCTCAACCTGACGGCACCATCCGCAAGGTTGAATACACCGCTGATGCCCACAACGG ATTCAACGCTGTGGTTCACAACTCCGGTCCCTCCGTGCACCCTCAGAACTACGGTCACAACTACCACCACTACTAA
- the LOC142973083 gene encoding uncharacterized protein LOC142973083, whose amino-acid sequence MFSKIVAFGAVLAAASASLFGHGHVSSHHSIVHHDTPHHYAAPIAHYAAPVAHYAAPVAHYAAPVAHYDGHDTYSHPKYDYSYSVSDPHTGDHKSQHESRDGDSVHGYYSLAQPDGTIRKVEYTADAHNGFNAVVHNSGPSVHPQTYGHNYHHY is encoded by the exons ATGTTCAGCAAA ATCGTAGCTTTCGGTGCCGTCCTGGCCGCTGCCAGCGCCAGTCTGTTCGGTCACGGTCACGTGTCCTCCCACCACAGCATCGTCCACCACGACACGCCTCATCACTACGCCGCTCCCATCGCACACTACGCCGCTCCCGTGGCCCACTACGCCGCTCCCGTTGCCCACTACGCTGCCCCCGTAGCTCACTACGACGGTCACGACACTTAC TCTCACCCCAAATACGACTACTCTTACTCGGTGTCTGACCCTCACACCGGTGACCACAAGTCTCAGCACGAGAGCCGCGACGGAGACTCCGTGCACGGATACTACTCTCTGGCTCAACCTGACGGCACCATCCGCAAGGTTGAATACACCGCTGATGCCCACAACGG ATTCAACGCTGTGGTTCACAACTCTGGTCCCTCCGTGCACCCTCAGACCTACGGACACAACTACCACCACTACTAA
- the LOC142973082 gene encoding uncharacterized protein LOC142973082, whose product MFSKIVAFGAVLAAASASLFGHGHVSSHHSIVHHDTPHHYAAPIAHYAAPVAHYAAPVAHYAAPVAHYDGHDTYSHPKYDYSYSVSDPHTGDHKSQHESRDGDSVHGYYSLAQPDGTIRKVEYTADAHNGFNAVVHNSGPSVHSQTYGHGYHHY is encoded by the exons ATGTTCAGCAAA ATCGTAGCTTTCGGTGCCGTCCTGGCCGCTGCTAGCGCCAGTCTGTTCGGTCACGGTCACGTGTCCTCCCACCACAGCATCGTCCACCACGACACGCCTCATCACTACGCCGCTCCCATCGCACACTACGCCGCTCCCGTGGCCCACTACGCCGCTCCCGTTGCCCATTACGCTGCCCCCGTAGCTCACTACGACGGTCACGACACTTAC TCCCACCCCAAATACGACTACTCTTACTCTGTGTCTGACCCTCACACCGGTGACCACAAGTCTCAGCACGAGAGCCGCGACGGAGACTCCGTGCACGGATACTACTCTCTGGCTCAACCTGACGGCACCATCCGCAAGGTTGAATACACCGCTGATGCCCACAACGG ATTCAACGCTGTGGTTCACAACTCTGGCCCCTCCGTACACTCTCAGACCTACGGACACGGTTACCATCACTACTGA